A genomic region of Nitrososphaerales archaeon contains the following coding sequences:
- a CDS encoding chorismate pyruvate-lyase family protein encodes MKVSIEGDFGREMLLQLQQLERQSNIKLRKSHKILLAEIGTVEQVLSILLNMPVIVEVKKQALKDYKIEREVVLRANNKELMHATTEIDVRALPSAVVADIKEGKLGIGTILSKHKLETFRRIVEIGYDSTSNIVYRVYEILYGAEPKFRIREEFSIDKIE; translated from the coding sequence ATGAAGGTAAGTATAGAAGGTGATTTTGGTAGGGAGATGCTGCTTCAATTGCAGCAACTGGAAAGGCAATCTAACATCAAGCTAAGAAAATCACACAAGATCCTGCTCGCAGAGATTGGGACTGTAGAACAAGTGTTAAGCATACTGCTAAACATGCCTGTTATTGTAGAGGTTAAGAAGCAGGCACTAAAGGATTACAAGATTGAGAGGGAAGTGGTTTTGCGTGCAAATAACAAAGAACTGATGCATGCTACTACAGAAATAGATGTAAGAGCCCTACCAAGCGCCGTTGTTGCTGATATAAAGGAAGGTAAACTAGGAATTGGAACTATACTGTCAAAACATAAGCTGGAAACCTTTCGAAGAATTGTTGAAATTGGATATGATTCGACAAGTAATATTGTATACAGGGTTTATGAAATACTGTATGGCGCTGAACCCAAATTCAGGATAAGGGAAGAATTCAGTATTGATAAGATAGAATA